A genome region from Brooklawnia propionicigenes includes the following:
- a CDS encoding cation diffusion facilitator family transporter: protein MTPRRPIEPEPDHSPRYAPPPDLSKYAILSIAAAVVTIILKGGAAWLTGSVGLLSDAAESLVNLVAAIVAFVALKVSIKPADDNHPYGHSKAEYFSAVIEGVMIFVAAAFIIATSVERLINPRPLERLGLGLMISVVAAIINGVVGYLLLRKGRETRSATLLADGKHLLTDVVTSAAVLLGVALVAITQQPRLDPIVALLAGLNILWTGIALIRDSVNGLMDIALPEETNEKLEAVLDRFRQPGAIEFHAFRTRRAGSRQFMDVHVLVPGTWSVYRGHDLTEDVIDALVEVVPDIRVSAHLEPIDDPRSYADEDDY, encoded by the coding sequence GTGACCCCACGACGTCCTATCGAACCCGAGCCCGACCATTCGCCTCGGTACGCACCACCGCCCGACCTCAGCAAGTACGCGATCTTGTCCATCGCGGCGGCTGTCGTCACGATCATCCTCAAGGGTGGCGCTGCCTGGCTCACCGGCTCGGTCGGCCTGCTCTCGGACGCCGCAGAGTCACTTGTCAATCTGGTCGCTGCCATCGTCGCCTTTGTCGCACTCAAGGTCAGCATCAAGCCCGCGGACGACAACCACCCCTACGGCCACAGCAAGGCTGAGTACTTCAGCGCGGTCATCGAAGGCGTGATGATCTTCGTCGCTGCGGCCTTCATCATCGCGACGTCGGTCGAGCGCCTGATCAATCCGCGTCCGCTGGAGCGGCTCGGTCTGGGCCTGATGATCTCGGTGGTCGCCGCGATCATCAACGGTGTGGTCGGATACCTGCTGCTGCGCAAGGGCCGTGAGACCCGATCGGCGACCCTTCTCGCGGACGGGAAACACCTGCTCACCGACGTCGTCACTTCGGCGGCGGTGCTGTTGGGGGTTGCGCTGGTCGCCATCACCCAGCAGCCGCGACTCGACCCGATCGTCGCGTTGCTGGCGGGCCTCAACATCTTGTGGACGGGCATCGCGCTGATCCGCGACTCCGTCAACGGCCTGATGGATATTGCCCTGCCCGAGGAGACCAACGAGAAACTCGAAGCAGTCCTCGACCGCTTCCGTCAGCCCGGCGCCATCGAATTCCACGCCTTCCGCACGCGGCGCGCCGGCAGCCGTCAGTTCATGGACGTCCATGTGCTCGTCCCCGGCACCTGGAGCGTCTATCGCGGCCACGATCTCACCGAGGACGTCATCGATGCGCTCGTCGAGGTCGTCCCGGACATCCGGGTCTCCGCCCATCTCGAGCCGATCGACGATCCACGCTCCTACGCAGACGAGGACGACTACTGA